From Piliocolobus tephrosceles isolate RC106 chromosome Y, ASM277652v3, whole genome shotgun sequence, a single genomic window includes:
- the LOC111531374 gene encoding uncharacterized protein LOC111531374 isoform X2, whose protein sequence is MTEGNWQEATSMDIPTMTKTGDPAPPDPPKPKPNPNPNRPGFTGADFDLADAFGEGGNSDPQHRLIPQTKARSKPQPAWFHWG, encoded by the exons ATGACGGAAGGGAATTGGCAGGAGGCTACGAGTATGGACATCCCCACCATGACAAAAACGG GTGACCCAGCACCCCCTGATCCCCCCAAACCAAAGCCAAATCCAAACCCCAACCGACCTGGTTTCACTG GGGCTGACTTTGACTTGGCAGATGCCTTTGGTGAAGGAGGAAACA GTGACCCCCAGCACCGCCTGATCCCCCAAACCAAAGCCAGATCCAAGCCCCAACCGGCCTGGTTTCACTG GGGCTGA
- the LOC111531374 gene encoding uncharacterized protein LOC111531374 isoform X4: MTEGNWQEATSMDIPTMTKTGDPAPPDPPKPKPNPNPNRPGFTGADFDLADAFGEGGNSDPQHRLIPQTKARSKPQPAWFH, encoded by the exons ATGACGGAAGGGAATTGGCAGGAGGCTACGAGTATGGACATCCCCACCATGACAAAAACGG GTGACCCAGCACCCCCTGATCCCCCCAAACCAAAGCCAAATCCAAACCCCAACCGACCTGGTTTCACTG GGGCTGACTTTGACTTGGCAGATGCCTTTGGTGAAGGAGGAAACA GTGACCCCCAGCACCGCCTGATCCCCCAAACCAAAGCCAGATCCAAGCCCCAACCGGCCTGGTTTCACTG
- the LOC111531374 gene encoding uncharacterized protein LOC111531374 isoform X3, whose product MTEGNWQEATSMDIPTMTKTGDPAPPDPPKPKPNPNPNRPGFTGADFDLADAFGEGGNSDPQHRLIPQTKARSKPQPAWFHCV is encoded by the exons ATGACGGAAGGGAATTGGCAGGAGGCTACGAGTATGGACATCCCCACCATGACAAAAACGG GTGACCCAGCACCCCCTGATCCCCCCAAACCAAAGCCAAATCCAAACCCCAACCGACCTGGTTTCACTG GGGCTGACTTTGACTTGGCAGATGCCTTTGGTGAAGGAGGAAACA GTGACCCCCAGCACCGCCTGATCCCCCAAACCAAAGCCAGATCCAAGCCCCAACCGGCCTGGTTTCACTG